The following are from one region of the Fusarium verticillioides 7600 chromosome 1, whole genome shotgun sequence genome:
- a CDS encoding carbonic anhydrase — protein MRVSQLFAVATYVTSVLSCAKHNNHYSLKHKKRAIDPRAEPGKTDWAYEFSYNWGRLNPDYHLCQDGTQQSPIPIALKQGLSLEHLIKEWNYPDEITGNFFNWGYGPAFTVQNEDQVWTQNPSFSFDNETVYLKGWHIHAPADHTVERHRSRAELHLVHVNAQGKERAVLAIRLDPGNKANSFFGQLPKMIGFNETDVSEEATLNHRLLLESVDYFDEFWTYEGSLTSPPCTEGIRFFIARPILFTSVQQMRAILGASTYSAREEQLVWRHRINV, from the exons aTGCGTGTCTCTCAGCTTTTTGCAGTGGCGACGTACGTCACCAGTGTCTTGTCCTGCGCAAAGCATAACAATCACTACTCCctcaagcacaagaagcGAGCCATTGATCCTCGCGCTGAGCCTGGGAAAACGGACTGGGCCTATGAGTTCTCTTACAATTGGGGTCGTCTCAACCCTG ACTACCatctttgccaagatggcaCCCAACAGTCCCCCATCCCCATCGCCCTCAAGCAGGGTCTCTCACTGGAGCATTTGATCAAAGAATGGAACTATCCCGATGAAATCACcggcaacttcttcaactgggGCTACGGCCCTGCATTCACCGTCCAGAACGAAGATCAAGTCTGGACGCAGAAcccctccttcagcttcgacaACGAGACTGTCTACCTCAAAGGCTGGCACATCCATGCCCCCGCCGACCACACAGTCGAGCGCCACCGCTCCAGAGCCGAGCTTCACCTCGTCCACGTCAATGCGCAAGGCAAAGAACGCGCCGTTCTTGCTATTCGTCTTGACCCAGGTAACAAAGCCAATAGCTTTTTCGGTCAGCTCCCAAAGATGATTGGCTTCAACGAGACAGACGTCAGCGAAGAGGCTACGCTCAATCACAGACTGCTTCTGGAGAGTGTTGATTactttgatgagttttggACTTATGAGGGTAGTTTGACGAGTCCTCCTTGCACTGAGGGTATTCGCTTTTTCATCGCCCGACCGATCCTGTTTACGAGTGTGCAGCAGATGAGGGCTATTCTTGGTGCTTCGACTTATAGTGCTCGTGAGGAGCAGTTGGTTTGGCGCCATCGCATCAATGTTTAG